A DNA window from Buttiauxella agrestis contains the following coding sequences:
- the treB gene encoding PTS trehalose transporter subunit IIBC: MAKVKQQDIDKLIELVGGRENIATVSHCITRLRFVLNNTAIAKPKEIEELPMVKGCFTNAGQFQVVIGPEVGDYYKALIAATGHSTADKEQAKLAARQNMKWHEQLISHFAEIFFPLLPALISGGLILGFRNVIGDLPMSNGQTLAQMHPSLQSIYDFLWLIGEAIFFYLPVGICWSAVRKMGGTPILGIVLGVTLVSPQLMNAYELGSKIPEVWNFGWFTIEKVGYQAQVIPALLAGLALGFIETRLKRIVPDYLYLVIVPVCSLILAVFLAHAFIGPFGRWIGDGVAFAVRHLMTGSFAPVGAALFGFLYAPLVITGVHQTTLAIDMQMIQSMGGTPVWPLIALSNIAQASAVVGIIICSRKHNEREISVPAAISAYLGVTEPAMYGINLKYRFPMLCAMVGSGLAGLLCGLSGVMANGIGVGGLPGILSIQPRYWEVYSLAILIAVVIPIVLTSVMYKRKHRQGTLLVV; the protein is encoded by the coding sequence ATGGCCAAAGTGAAACAACAGGATATAGATAAGCTGATAGAACTGGTCGGCGGGCGCGAGAATATTGCCACCGTCAGTCACTGCATAACTCGCTTACGGTTCGTATTAAACAATACCGCGATTGCGAAGCCGAAAGAGATTGAAGAGCTGCCGATGGTTAAAGGCTGCTTTACAAACGCCGGGCAGTTCCAGGTGGTGATTGGTCCGGAAGTGGGCGATTACTACAAGGCATTGATCGCCGCGACAGGCCATAGCACCGCAGATAAAGAACAAGCGAAACTCGCTGCGCGCCAGAATATGAAGTGGCATGAGCAATTAATTTCGCACTTCGCCGAGATCTTCTTCCCCCTCCTACCAGCATTAATCAGCGGGGGTTTAATCCTCGGCTTCCGTAATGTGATTGGCGATTTGCCGATGAGCAACGGGCAGACGCTGGCGCAAATGCACCCGTCCCTGCAATCGATTTACGACTTCTTATGGTTGATTGGCGAAGCTATTTTCTTCTATTTACCGGTCGGTATTTGCTGGTCAGCAGTGCGAAAAATGGGTGGGACGCCTATCCTTGGTATTGTGCTTGGCGTCACGCTCGTGTCACCGCAGTTGATGAATGCCTATGAATTGGGTAGCAAAATTCCGGAAGTCTGGAACTTCGGCTGGTTCACCATCGAAAAAGTTGGCTACCAGGCGCAGGTGATTCCAGCCCTGCTGGCGGGTCTGGCTCTGGGCTTTATTGAGACGCGTCTGAAACGCATCGTGCCAGATTACCTCTATCTTGTAATAGTGCCTGTGTGTTCGCTGATTCTGGCGGTGTTCCTGGCGCATGCGTTTATCGGCCCGTTTGGTCGATGGATTGGTGATGGTGTGGCCTTTGCGGTTCGCCATTTGATGACGGGAAGTTTTGCCCCTGTCGGCGCTGCACTGTTTGGCTTCCTGTACGCACCGCTGGTGATTACCGGTGTGCATCAGACAACACTCGCCATCGACATGCAGATGATTCAGAGCATGGGCGGAACGCCGGTGTGGCCATTGATTGCGCTTTCTAACATTGCGCAGGCATCCGCGGTTGTCGGCATCATTATTTGCAGCCGTAAGCATAACGAGCGTGAGATTTCAGTTCCGGCGGCGATTTCTGCCTACCTCGGTGTAACTGAACCGGCGATGTACGGCATCAACCTGAAATACCGCTTCCCGATGCTGTGCGCGATGGTCGGCTCAGGTCTGGCAGGCTTGCTGTGTGGCCTGAGCGGAGTGATGGCGAACGGGATTGGTGTAGGTGGCTTACCGGGAATTTTGTCCATTCAGCCGCGCTATTGGGAAGTGTATTCCCTCGCTATCTTGATTGCCGTCGTGATTCCAATCGTGCTGACCAGCGTGATGTATAAACGCAAACACCGTCAGGGCACGTTGTTAGTGGTTTAG
- the treR gene encoding trehalose operon repressor TreR — MQSRLTIKDIARLSGVGKSTVSRVLNNESGVSARTRERVEAVMQQEGFSPSRSARAMRGQSDKVVAIIVTRLDSLSENLAVQTMLPSLYEQGYDPIMMESQFDPELVEEHLGMLKRRNIDGVILFGFTGINEKMLAPWQSTLVLMARDAKGFASVCYDDEGAINILMSRLYEQGHRHISFLGVPHSDVTTGLRRHEAYLAFCKQHQLTPNVALPGLAMKQGYEHVAEVLLPETTALLCATDTLALGASKYLQEHQRTTLQLASVGNTPLMKFLHPEIITVDPGYAEAGRQAVLQLIGQVTQARELRQIVIPSTLQ, encoded by the coding sequence ATGCAAAGCCGCCTCACTATTAAAGACATCGCCCGTTTAAGCGGTGTCGGTAAATCGACTGTTTCTCGTGTGTTGAATAACGAAAGCGGCGTCAGCGCCCGCACGCGAGAACGCGTGGAAGCGGTGATGCAGCAAGAGGGTTTCTCCCCTTCCCGCTCGGCGCGGGCGATGCGTGGGCAAAGTGACAAAGTGGTCGCCATTATCGTGACGCGTCTGGACTCGTTATCAGAAAACCTGGCGGTACAAACCATGCTGCCGTCGCTCTATGAGCAGGGTTACGACCCGATCATGATGGAAAGCCAGTTCGACCCGGAACTGGTCGAAGAGCATCTGGGTATGCTCAAGCGACGCAATATCGACGGTGTGATTCTGTTTGGTTTTACCGGCATCAATGAAAAAATGCTCGCCCCCTGGCAATCGACGCTGGTACTCATGGCGCGGGATGCCAAAGGGTTTGCCTCGGTTTGTTATGACGACGAAGGGGCAATTAATATTTTGATGTCGCGCCTTTATGAGCAGGGCCATCGCCACATCAGTTTCCTCGGCGTGCCCCATAGCGATGTGACAACTGGCTTGCGCCGCCATGAAGCCTATCTCGCGTTTTGCAAACAACACCAACTGACGCCAAACGTGGCGCTACCGGGGTTGGCGATGAAACAAGGTTACGAACACGTCGCTGAAGTTTTGTTACCAGAAACCACCGCCCTGCTGTGCGCGACCGATACCCTCGCTCTGGGCGCCAGCAAATATCTCCAGGAACACCAACGCACCACGCTGCAACTGGCGAGCGTCGGGAATACGCCGCTGATGAAGTTCCTGCACCCGGAAATCATCACGGTCGATCCAGGGTATGCCGAGGCAGGCCGCCAGGCGGTTTTGCAGTTGATTGGGCAAGTCACGCAAGCTCGCGAACTGCGCCAGATCGTTATCCCCAGTACTCTCCAGTAA
- the mgtA gene encoding magnesium-translocating P-type ATPase — translation MLLKNLTRQLFAQLSRHLPRRLIQRDLMPDDNTVAHAQDVPASLSEACLKYARASEEQLYRDFQSHPEGLNAREVERALEQHGLNQIPAQKASPWWVHLWMCYRNPFNILLTILGIVSYSTEDLFAAGVIALMVVIATLLNFVQEARSTKAADTLKAMVSNTATVLRVVHESGENEFIEIPLDQLVPGDIVKLAAGDMIPADLRVIQARDLFVGQASLTGESLPVEKVAVSRDLSHNNPLECDTLCFMGTNVVSGTALAMIISTGGNTWFGQLAGRVTQQESEPNAFQKGISRVSWVLIRFMLVMTPVVLLINGFTKGDWWEAALFSLSVAVGLTPEMLPMIVTSTLARGAVKLSKQKVIVKHLDAIQNFGAMDILCTDKTGTLTQDRIVLETHTDILGAVSNHVLHTAWLNSHYQTGLKNLLDVAVLEGVDEDHARNAAARWQKVDEIPFDFERRRMSVVVSEQPEVHQLICKGALQEILNVCSQVRYGDEIVPLSESMLARIRRVTDDLNRQGLRVVAVATKFLPARGEDYGRVDESDLILEGYIAFLDPPKETTAPALKALKESGITVKILTGDSELVAAKVCREVGLDVGELVTGSEIENMPDDQLAELALRTTLFARLTPMHKERIVRLLRGEGHVVGFMGDGINDAPALRAADIGISVDGAVDIAREAADIILLEKSLMVLEQGVIEGRRTFANMLKYIKMTASSNFGNVFSVLVASAFLPFLPMLPLHLLIQNLLYDVSQVAIPFDNVDDEQIKKPQRWNPADLGRFMVFFGPISSIFDILTFCVMWWVFKANVPEAQTLFQSGWFVVGLLSQTLIVHMIRTRRIPFIQSRAAWPLMIMTLVVMIVGIGLPFSPLASYLQLQALPLSYFPWLIAILAGYMTLTQCMKGFYSRRYGWQ, via the coding sequence ATGCTGTTAAAAAATCTGACCCGGCAGTTGTTTGCACAACTGAGCCGCCACCTGCCACGTCGCTTGATCCAACGCGACCTGATGCCGGATGACAATACCGTTGCTCATGCTCAGGACGTCCCGGCTTCATTAAGCGAAGCCTGCCTGAAATATGCGCGAGCCTCAGAAGAACAACTGTACCGCGATTTCCAGAGCCACCCGGAAGGGCTGAATGCGCGTGAAGTCGAGCGTGCGCTAGAGCAACATGGCCTGAACCAAATCCCGGCGCAAAAAGCGTCGCCATGGTGGGTTCATCTGTGGATGTGCTATCGCAACCCTTTCAATATCTTGCTGACAATCCTCGGGATTGTTTCCTATTCCACTGAAGACTTGTTTGCCGCAGGCGTCATCGCGCTGATGGTAGTCATCGCCACCTTGCTGAATTTCGTTCAGGAAGCGCGTTCCACCAAAGCGGCGGATACGCTAAAAGCGATGGTCAGCAACACCGCGACCGTGCTGCGTGTCGTCCATGAAAGCGGTGAAAACGAGTTTATCGAAATCCCGCTCGACCAGCTGGTGCCGGGCGATATCGTCAAACTGGCGGCAGGCGACATGATCCCGGCGGATCTGCGCGTCATCCAGGCACGCGATCTTTTCGTCGGCCAGGCCTCGCTCACTGGCGAATCCTTGCCGGTAGAAAAAGTCGCTGTCAGCCGCGATCTGTCGCACAACAACCCGCTGGAATGCGACACGCTGTGCTTTATGGGCACCAACGTGGTGAGCGGCACGGCGCTGGCAATGATCATCTCAACAGGCGGCAATACCTGGTTTGGGCAACTGGCCGGGCGCGTAACCCAGCAAGAAAGCGAACCGAATGCATTCCAGAAAGGCATCAGCCGTGTGAGCTGGGTACTCATCCGCTTCATGCTGGTGATGACGCCTGTCGTGCTGCTGATTAACGGCTTCACCAAAGGCGACTGGTGGGAAGCTGCGCTGTTCTCGCTCTCTGTGGCGGTGGGTTTAACACCTGAAATGTTGCCGATGATCGTCACTTCGACGCTGGCTCGCGGGGCGGTGAAACTCTCGAAGCAAAAAGTGATCGTCAAGCACCTCGACGCGATCCAAAACTTCGGGGCGATGGACATCCTTTGCACCGACAAAACCGGCACGCTGACCCAGGATCGTATTGTTCTGGAAACTCACACCGATATTCTCGGTGCGGTCAGCAACCACGTTCTGCATACCGCCTGGCTGAACAGCCATTACCAGACGGGCCTGAAAAACCTGCTGGATGTCGCGGTGCTGGAAGGTGTTGACGAGGATCATGCGCGTAACGCTGCCGCCCGCTGGCAGAAAGTGGATGAGATCCCGTTCGACTTTGAACGTCGCCGCATGTCGGTAGTTGTCTCCGAACAGCCGGAAGTGCATCAGTTGATCTGCAAAGGTGCGTTGCAGGAGATCCTGAACGTCTGCTCCCAGGTTCGTTACGGTGACGAAATCGTGCCGCTCAGCGAATCTATGCTGGCACGTATTCGCCGAGTGACTGACGATCTGAATCGCCAGGGTTTGCGTGTGGTGGCCGTTGCGACCAAATTCTTACCCGCGCGTGGCGAAGATTATGGCCGCGTGGATGAATCTGATCTGATCCTTGAAGGCTATATCGCGTTCCTCGATCCACCAAAAGAAACCACCGCTCCGGCTCTTAAAGCGCTGAAAGAAAGTGGCATCACGGTGAAAATTCTCACCGGAGACAGCGAACTGGTGGCCGCGAAAGTGTGCCGCGAAGTGGGTCTGGACGTGGGCGAGTTGGTGACAGGCAGTGAAATCGAAAACATGCCTGACGACCAGCTTGCGGAACTGGCTCTGCGCACTACGCTGTTTGCCCGCCTGACGCCAATGCACAAAGAACGCATCGTGCGCCTGCTGCGTGGTGAAGGTCATGTGGTTGGATTCATGGGTGATGGCATTAACGACGCCCCGGCATTGCGTGCCGCAGACATTGGTATTTCCGTGGATGGCGCGGTAGATATTGCGCGTGAGGCCGCAGATATCATCCTGCTGGAAAAAAGCCTGATGGTGCTGGAACAGGGTGTGATTGAAGGGCGCAGAACCTTCGCCAACATGCTCAAATACATCAAAATGACCGCCAGTTCTAACTTCGGTAACGTATTCAGCGTGCTGGTGGCAAGCGCCTTCCTGCCGTTCTTGCCGATGCTGCCGTTACACTTACTGATTCAGAATCTGCTGTACGATGTCTCCCAGGTGGCGATTCCGTTCGATAACGTCGATGACGAGCAAATCAAAAAACCGCAGCGCTGGAACCCGGCGGATTTAGGCCGCTTTATGGTGTTCTTCGGGCCGATAAGCTCCATCTTCGATATCCTGACGTTCTGCGTGATGTGGTGGGTGTTCAAGGCCAACGTGCCAGAAGCACAAACCCTCTTCCAGTCTGGCTGGTTCGTGGTGGGGTTACTGTCGCAGACATTAATTGTGCATATGATTCGTACCCGTCGCATCCCGTTCATTCAGAGCCGAGCAGCGTGGCCGTTGATGATCATGACGCTGGTCGTAATGATAGTTGGGATTGGCCTGCCGTTCTCGCCGCTGGCAAGTTATCTGCAACTTCAGGCGCTGCCGCTGAGCTACTTCCCATGGCTGATTGCGATCCTTGCCGGATACATGACGCTGACTCAGTGCATGAAAGGGTTCTACAGCCGTCGTTACGGCTGGCAGTAA
- a CDS encoding beta-N-acetylhexosaminidase yields MFKSIRLSLLAGCIAATCQAWAAPAGDLPLMPWPQEVNRPAAEGTLQIDNAISIKISGDKLPGAIDRWRQRISQQTGWQLQPAQANSAKPTIDIQIKKAVAPLPKLDSDESYELSVTADGVKLTANTRFGAMRGMETLLQLIQNGPDNTAIPFVAIKDQPRFPWRGLLIDSARHFMPIKDILRQLDGMAAAKMNVLHWHLTDDQGWRFASTAYPKLQQLASDGDFYTQAQMKEVVRYAASLGIRVVPEMDLPGHASAIAVAYPELMSAPGPYQMERHWGVLKPLLNPTNDAAYKFVDTLIGELTAIFPDSYLHIGGDEVDDEHWQKSAEIQAFMKQHNLADTHALQTYFNQRLEKILEKHHRQMMGWDEIYHPALPKSILIQSWQGQDALGAVAANGYKGILSTGFYLDQPQSTAYHYRNEVLPQGLNGVDEIAEADSAQSWFFSMPRLKGSAVEGSFTLVNGKTTWRGFIDFKGKSRRAVRDIEWLSPTQVTFTVDTWMGETRPVLTLDKDKLSGYLLVGNVRYPATGQKLDAVPDGIQPVVPTPEQMNNIIGGEAALWAENVASPLLDIKLWPRTFAVAERLWSDEDVKDIDNMYQRLQAIDAWSTVSVGLEQHAAAAEQMTRLAGSTEIMPLQILAQAVEPAQYYTRQHLKFQAGNYHHFEPLNRFADALGAESNQVRAMDSWVDKLIADPEDGNSADSLRHTFARWQSNTPDVLELINGNYQLKALKPVAENVDKLAGIGLRLTDLVAKQGNLSADEVQGIQKQLDDAAQTQDEVVIAAVYPLQKLLRASVK; encoded by the coding sequence ATGTTTAAATCCATTCGTTTGAGCCTGCTGGCAGGTTGCATCGCGGCAACGTGTCAGGCTTGGGCTGCACCGGCTGGCGACTTACCGTTAATGCCCTGGCCGCAAGAAGTGAATCGCCCGGCTGCGGAAGGCACGCTGCAAATTGACAACGCCATTTCCATAAAAATAAGCGGCGACAAGCTGCCAGGTGCTATCGACCGTTGGCGGCAGAGAATCTCCCAGCAAACGGGCTGGCAGCTACAACCCGCGCAGGCCAATTCTGCAAAACCCACCATTGATATCCAAATCAAAAAAGCCGTTGCTCCCTTACCTAAACTCGATAGCGATGAAAGTTACGAATTAAGCGTCACCGCCGACGGCGTGAAGCTCACAGCAAACACGCGCTTTGGCGCGATGCGCGGCATGGAAACCCTCTTACAGCTCATTCAGAACGGGCCTGATAATACCGCCATTCCATTTGTCGCAATTAAAGACCAGCCCCGTTTCCCGTGGCGCGGTTTGCTTATCGACTCTGCCCGCCATTTCATGCCGATTAAAGATATTTTGCGCCAGTTAGATGGAATGGCGGCGGCCAAAATGAACGTGCTGCACTGGCATTTAACGGATGACCAGGGCTGGCGTTTTGCTTCGACTGCGTACCCAAAATTGCAGCAACTGGCCAGCGACGGCGACTTTTACACGCAGGCGCAGATGAAAGAAGTGGTGCGCTATGCGGCTTCGCTCGGCATCCGCGTAGTACCGGAAATGGACTTGCCGGGACATGCTTCGGCGATTGCGGTGGCTTATCCTGAGTTGATGAGTGCGCCGGGGCCATACCAAATGGAGCGCCATTGGGGCGTGTTAAAACCGTTACTCAACCCGACCAACGATGCGGCCTATAAATTTGTCGATACCTTGATTGGCGAACTCACCGCCATTTTCCCGGACAGCTATTTGCACATCGGGGGCGATGAAGTGGACGATGAGCACTGGCAAAAATCGGCAGAAATCCAAGCATTTATGAAGCAGCATAATCTGGCGGATACCCACGCATTGCAGACCTACTTCAACCAACGCCTGGAAAAGATCCTCGAAAAGCATCATCGTCAGATGATGGGCTGGGATGAGATCTACCATCCCGCTCTGCCAAAAAGCATTTTGATCCAATCCTGGCAGGGTCAGGATGCGCTGGGTGCCGTTGCAGCGAACGGTTACAAAGGCATCCTCTCGACAGGTTTCTATCTGGATCAACCGCAATCTACCGCTTACCACTATCGCAACGAAGTCTTGCCGCAAGGGCTGAATGGCGTTGATGAAATTGCGGAAGCTGACAGCGCACAAAGCTGGTTCTTCAGTATGCCGCGCCTGAAAGGCAGTGCCGTGGAAGGAAGTTTTACGCTGGTGAATGGTAAAACAACCTGGCGCGGATTTATCGATTTCAAAGGAAAATCCCGCCGTGCGGTGCGTGATATTGAGTGGTTAAGCCCAACGCAGGTGACGTTTACCGTCGACACCTGGATGGGGGAAACACGCCCCGTTTTAACACTGGATAAGGACAAACTGAGCGGTTATTTGCTGGTGGGCAACGTCCGTTACCCGGCTACCGGGCAGAAGCTTGATGCTGTGCCGGATGGTATCCAGCCGGTGGTGCCGACGCCGGAGCAAATGAATAATATTATCGGCGGCGAAGCGGCTCTGTGGGCTGAAAACGTTGCATCGCCGCTGCTGGATATCAAACTGTGGCCGCGTACGTTTGCGGTTGCCGAACGTCTGTGGTCGGACGAAGATGTCAAAGATATCGACAACATGTACCAGCGCTTGCAGGCGATAGACGCCTGGTCGACGGTTTCCGTCGGCCTGGAACAACATGCTGCTGCGGCGGAGCAAATGACGCGTCTTGCGGGTTCGACGGAAATTATGCCGTTGCAAATACTCGCTCAGGCGGTAGAGCCGGCACAGTATTACACGCGCCAGCATTTGAAATTCCAGGCTGGAAACTACCATCACTTTGAGCCACTCAACCGCTTTGCCGATGCGCTGGGTGCCGAAAGCAACCAGGTGCGAGCCATGGATTCTTGGGTCGATAAACTGATTGCTGATCCGGAAGATGGCAACAGCGCGGATTCGCTGCGCCACACCTTTGCGCGCTGGCAGAGCAATACGCCGGATGTGCTGGAGTTAATCAACGGTAATTATCAGCTCAAAGCGCTAAAACCGGTGGCGGAAAACGTCGATAAGCTGGCGGGAATTGGGCTGCGTCTGACGGATCTGGTGGCTAAACAGGGAAACCTGAGCGCTGACGAAGTTCAGGGGATTCAAAAACAGCTCGACGATGCGGCACAAACGCAAGATGAAGTGGTGATCGCGGCAGTGTATCCATTGCAGAAATTGCTGCGGGCGAGTGTGAAGTAA
- the ridA gene encoding 2-iminobutanoate/2-iminopropanoate deaminase, with protein MSSRTISTENAPAAIGPYVQGVDLGSMIITSGQIPVDPKTGSVPEDVAAQARQSLENVQAIVEAAGLKVGDIVKTTVFVKDLNDFATVNATYEAFFNEHKATFPARSCVEVARLPKDVKIEIEAIAIRR; from the coding sequence ATGTCTTCTCGTACCATTAGCACCGAAAACGCACCTGCAGCAATCGGCCCATATGTTCAGGGCGTTGATCTTGGCAGCATGATTATCACTTCTGGTCAGATTCCTGTTGACCCGAAAACGGGCAGCGTGCCGGAAGATGTGGCAGCACAAGCGCGCCAGTCTCTGGAAAACGTGCAGGCGATTGTTGAAGCGGCTGGCCTGAAAGTAGGCGATATCGTTAAAACGACCGTTTTCGTGAAAGATCTGAACGACTTCGCGACCGTAAATGCGACCTACGAAGCTTTCTTTAATGAGCACAAAGCGACCTTCCCTGCGCGTTCTTGCGTGGAAGTCGCTCGCCTGCCAAAAGATGTGAAGATTGAAATCGAAGCGATTGCCATTCGCCGCTAA
- the pyrI gene encoding aspartate carbamoyltransferase regulatory subunit, producing the protein MTHDNKLQVEAIKRGTVIDHIPAQVGFKLLTLFQLTETDQRITIGLNLPSREQGRKDLIKIENTFLTDEQVNQLALYAPHATVNRIDEYEVVGKSKPSLPSRIDKVLVCPNTNCISRSEPVHSSFAVKKRDENISLKCKYCEKEFSHYVVLAD; encoded by the coding sequence ATGACACACGACAACAAATTACAAGTTGAAGCGATTAAACGCGGCACCGTTATCGACCATATTCCTGCGCAGGTTGGTTTTAAATTGCTGACGCTGTTCCAGTTAACGGAAACCGACCAGCGCATCACCATCGGTCTGAACCTGCCTTCACGCGAACAGGGCCGTAAAGACCTGATTAAAATAGAAAATACCTTCCTGACAGACGAGCAAGTCAATCAACTGGCGCTGTATGCACCGCACGCCACGGTAAACCGAATTGATGAATATGAAGTGGTAGGTAAAAGCAAACCGAGCCTGCCTTCGCGCATCGATAAAGTTCTGGTTTGCCCAAATACCAACTGCATCAGCAGAAGTGAACCGGTTCATTCTTCATTTGCAGTGAAAAAGCGCGACGAGAACATTAGCCTCAAATGTAAATATTGTGAGAAGGAGTTCTCACATTACGTTGTGCTGGCAGATTAA
- the pyrB gene encoding aspartate carbamoyltransferase has protein sequence MANPLYQKHIISINDLSREELELVLSTAAKLKANPQPELLKHIVVASCFFEASTRTRLSFETAIHRLGASVVGFSDSSNTSLGKKGETLADTISVISTYVDAIVMRHPQEGAARLATEFSGNVPVLNAGDGANQHPTQTLLDLFTIQETQGRLENLNIAMVGDLKYGRTVHSLAQALAKFEGNRFYFIAPNALAMPKYILDMLDEKGIEWSCHEAIDDVVGELDILYMTRVQKERLDPSEYANVKAQFVLRAADLIDARTNMKVLHPLPRVDEITTDVDKTPHAWYFQQAGNGIYARQALLALVLQPELV, from the coding sequence ATGGCTAACCCCCTATATCAGAAACATATCATTTCCATAAACGATCTCAGTCGTGAAGAACTTGAACTGGTGTTGTCTACTGCGGCAAAACTGAAAGCCAATCCGCAACCTGAATTACTCAAACACATCGTTGTTGCCAGCTGCTTCTTTGAAGCATCAACGCGCACGCGCCTCTCTTTTGAAACTGCTATTCATCGCCTGGGTGCATCGGTAGTCGGGTTCTCGGACAGCAGCAATACTTCGCTGGGCAAAAAAGGCGAAACCCTGGCCGATACCATTTCGGTTATCAGCACGTATGTTGATGCCATTGTGATGCGCCATCCGCAAGAAGGTGCGGCGCGCCTGGCGACGGAATTCTCAGGTAATGTACCGGTGCTCAATGCGGGCGATGGCGCGAACCAACACCCAACACAAACGCTGCTGGATTTGTTCACCATTCAGGAAACGCAGGGCCGCCTGGAAAACCTGAATATCGCCATGGTCGGTGACCTGAAATATGGCCGCACCGTGCATTCACTGGCGCAAGCGCTGGCGAAATTCGAAGGCAACCGCTTCTACTTTATCGCACCAAATGCGCTGGCGATGCCGAAGTACATTCTCGATATGCTGGACGAAAAAGGCATTGAGTGGAGCTGCCACGAAGCCATCGACGATGTGGTCGGTGAACTGGATATTCTGTACATGACTCGCGTGCAGAAAGAGCGCCTGGACCCGTCGGAATATGCCAACGTAAAAGCTCAGTTTGTGCTGCGCGCCGCAGATTTGATTGATGCCCGCACCAACATGAAAGTGCTGCACCCGCTGCCACGTGTTGATGAAATCACCACCGACGTTGATAAAACCCCACACGCCTGGTATTTCCAACAGGCAGGCAACGGTATTTATGCCCGCCAGGCTCTGCTGGCGTTAGTTTTGCAACCTGAACTGGTTTGA
- the potE gene encoding putrescine-ornithine antiporter yields MSKTNNKMGVVQLTILTAVNMMGSGIIMLPTKLAEVGTLSIISWLVTALGSMALAYAFAKCGMFSRKSGGMGGYAEYAFGKSGNFMANYTYGVSLLIANVAIAISAVGYGTELLDATLSPIGICVATIGVLWLATAANFGGARITGRISGVTVWGVIIPVLGISVIGWFWFSPTLYMESWNPHHLPVFEAVGSSIAMTLWAFLGLESACANTDVVENPERNVPIAVLGGTLGAAVVYIISTNVIAGIVPNMDLANSTAPFGLAFAQMFTPGVGKIIMALMIMSCVGSLLGWQFTIAQVFKSSADEGYFPKVFSKLTKADAPVKGMIVIVLIQTGLSLMTISPSLNKQFNVLVNLAVVTNIIPYILSMAALVIIQKVANVAPNKARIANIFAFIGAMYSFYALYSSGEEAMMYGAIVTFLGWTLYGLISPRFELRNKNA; encoded by the coding sequence ATGAGTAAGACTAACAACAAAATGGGCGTCGTTCAGCTCACGATTTTAACCGCGGTAAACATGATGGGCTCAGGGATCATCATGCTGCCGACTAAATTAGCGGAAGTGGGGACGCTGTCGATAATTTCATGGTTAGTGACCGCTTTGGGTTCGATGGCCCTGGCTTACGCGTTCGCGAAATGCGGGATGTTTAGTCGTAAATCAGGCGGGATGGGCGGCTACGCAGAGTATGCCTTTGGCAAATCTGGCAACTTTATGGCGAACTACACCTACGGGGTTTCGCTGCTGATTGCCAACGTCGCGATTGCTATCTCAGCCGTGGGTTACGGCACCGAATTACTCGATGCAACCTTATCCCCAATCGGGATTTGTGTCGCCACGATCGGCGTATTGTGGCTCGCCACGGCGGCAAACTTTGGCGGCGCACGCATTACCGGACGTATCAGCGGCGTCACCGTCTGGGGCGTGATTATTCCGGTATTGGGGATTTCAGTCATCGGCTGGTTCTGGTTTAGCCCGACTTTATATATGGAGTCCTGGAACCCGCACCACCTTCCTGTTTTTGAAGCAGTCGGTTCTTCTATCGCCATGACGCTGTGGGCATTCTTAGGTTTGGAATCGGCCTGCGCAAATACTGATGTGGTGGAAAATCCTGAGCGTAATGTGCCTATCGCGGTACTCGGCGGCACGTTGGGCGCGGCGGTTGTTTATATTATTTCTACCAACGTGATTGCCGGTATCGTGCCAAACATGGACCTGGCCAATTCAACCGCACCGTTTGGTTTAGCCTTTGCGCAGATGTTCACACCTGGCGTAGGTAAAATCATCATGGCGTTGATGATTATGTCTTGCGTCGGTTCGCTGTTGGGCTGGCAGTTCACCATCGCTCAAGTGTTTAAATCCTCTGCTGATGAAGGCTATTTCCCTAAAGTCTTCTCCAAACTGACCAAAGCCGATGCGCCTGTAAAAGGCATGATTGTTATCGTGCTTATCCAGACTGGGCTGTCGTTAATGACCATCAGCCCATCGCTGAATAAACAGTTCAACGTGCTGGTTAACCTGGCGGTAGTCACCAATATTATCCCTTACATCCTGTCGATGGCGGCGCTGGTGATTATCCAGAAAGTGGCGAATGTGGCACCGAACAAAGCGCGCATTGCCAATATCTTCGCGTTCATTGGTGCGATGTATAGCTTCTACGCCCTGTATTCATCTGGTGAAGAAGCGATGATGTACGGCGCCATTGTGACGTTCCTCGGCTGGACGTTGTATGGCCTGATTTCACCGCGCTTTGAACTGCGCAATAAGAATGCCTGA